In Macadamia integrifolia cultivar HAES 741 chromosome 13, SCU_Mint_v3, whole genome shotgun sequence, one DNA window encodes the following:
- the LOC122059318 gene encoding 2-methyl-6-phytyl-1,4-hydroquinone methyltransferase, chloroplastic-like, with protein MASQRFLQHKKEAFWFYRIVSLFYDTLGPPPHYTEEMREEALEALDLHDRNLIVVDVGGGTGFTTCGVVKHVDAKNVTILDQSPHQLAKAKKKEPLKHCTIIEGDAEDLPFPTDYADRYVSSGSIENWPEPQRGINEAYRVLKPGGKVCIIGPVLPTYWLSRFAANLFMLFPKEEEYIEWFKKAGFKDIELKRIGPKWFRGVRRHGLIIGCAVTGVKSMPGDSPLQLGPKTEDLKKPTNSIVFLLRSFIGTLGGIYYIQITIYMWLKDKIFPKGMAI; from the coding sequence ATGGCTTCTCAGAGGTTTCTTCAACACAAGAAAGAAGCGTTTTGGTTCTATCGTATAGTCTCCTTATTCTATGACACTCTTGGACCCCCTCCACACTATACTGAGGAAATGAGGGAAGAAGCCCTAGAGGCCTTGGACCTTCATGATCGAAACTTGATAGTAGTAGACGTTGGAGGTGGAACAGGGTTCACTACTTGTGGTGTTGTTAAACATGTAGACGCCAAGAATGTAACCATTCTTGACCAATCCCCTCACCAACTTGCCAAGGCAAAGAAGAAGGAACCCTTGAAGCATTGCACCATCATTGAAGGTGATGCTGAAGATCTTCCCTTCCCAACAGACTATGCTGATAGATATGTGTCCTCAGGAAGCATTGAAAACTGGCCTGAACCACAAAGAGGCATTAATGAAGCTTATAGGGTCTTGAAACCTGGTGGAAAGGTATGTATCATTGGTCCTGTGCTTCCAACCTATTGGTTGTCTCGTTTCGCTGCAAATTTGTTTATGCTTTTTCCAAAGGAGGAAGAGTATATAGAATGGTTCAAAAAAGCTGGATTCAAAGATATAGAACTCAAAAGGATTGGTCCAAAATGGTTCCGTGGGGTTCGTCGACATGGGTTAATCATTGGATGCGCTGTAACAGGAGTGAAGTCCATGCCAGGAGATTCACCTCTACAACTTGGTCCAAAGACAGAGGATCTGAAGAAGCCTACGAATTCTATCGTTTTCCTTCTACGTTCTTTTATTGGTACCTTAGGAGGTATATATTATATTCAAATAACTATTTACATGTGGCTCAAAGATAAGATTTTTCCCAAAGGTATGGCTATTTGA
- the LOC122059431 gene encoding MA3 DOMAIN-CONTAINING TRANSLATION REGULATORY FACTOR 2-like gives MMEFNNEILPKEKEELLQSDSSGVDILSASPKSPRSSKSHNGKHSPIRGSPIKNDRHSHSGRDGRPKKGGSGGKGTWGGLLDAEGGYQLDPNDPNYDSNEEINQLHRNKSTRTLEEYKKKATIIVEEYFDNDDVVSTADELRELNMPSYNYYFVKKLVSMAMDRHDKEKEMAAVLLSTLYADVIDPPQFYEGFSKLVESADDLVVDIPDAVDILGLFIARAVVDDILPPAFLSKQLDCLSNDSKGVEVIKRAKKGYLSAPLHAEIIERRWGGSKGKTVEDVKARINNLLIEYVVSGDKLEACRCIKDLKVPFYHHEIVKRALIMAMERRPAEGLLLDLLKEAAEEGVINLSQISKGFDRLIDTVDDLSLDIPSARELLQSLISKAASEGWLCASSLKPFSSQSPKPIEDNAAQIFKVKAQSIIKEYFLSCDIWEVISSLESENETSSAELNAIFVKKLITLAMDRKNREKEMASVLLTSLSFPVDDIVSGFVMLVEAADDTALDIPVVVEDLAMFLARAVVDEVLAPNHLEEIGSQCVGQDSIGSKVLKMARSLLRARLSGERILRCWGGGGSSKPGWDIEDIKDKIAKLLEEYDSGGDVREAFRCIRELGMPFFHHEVVKKAMVTVMEKKNERLWGLLSECFSVGLITPNQMMKGFGRLAESLEDLALDVPDAEQQFAHYVERAKAAGWLDMSFSGCN, from the exons ATGATGGAGTTCAACAATGAGATTCTgccaaaggagaaagaagaactGCTTCAATCTGATTCATCAGGTGTGGATATTCTCTCTGCTTCCCCAAAGTCTCCAAGGTCCTCCAAATCTCACAATGGAAAGCATAGCCCTATAAGGGGGAGTCCAATAAAAAATGACAGGCATTCACATTCTGGGAGAGATGGACGCCCGAAAAAAG GTGGCTCTGGTGGAAAAGGAACATGGGGTGGATTACTTGATGCAGAAGGAGGTTATCAACTggatccaaatgatccaaattATGATAGCAATGAG GAAATCAACCAATTACACAGAAACAAATCAACAAGAACTTTAGAGGAGTACAAAAAGAAGGCCACGATAATAGTGGAGGAATACTTTGACAATGATGATGTTGTGTCAACTGCAGATGAATTAAGAGAACTAAACATGCCAAGCTACAACTACTATTTTGTTAAGAAGCTTGTCTCCATGGCCATGGATAGGCAtgacaaagagaaagaaatggcTGCTGTTCTGTTATCCACACTTTATGCTGATGTTATTGATCCTCCACAATTTTACGAAGGATTTAGTAAATTGGTTGAATCGGCCGATGATTTAGTTGTAGATATACCTGACGCAGTAGATATTCTTGGTTTGTTCATAGCTCGTGCTGTGGTAGATGACATACTTCCTCCTGCATTTCTATCTAAACAACTGGACTGCTTATCCAATGATTCAAAAGGGGTTGAAGTCATCAAGCGAGCTAAGAAGGGCTACTTATCAGCTCCACTGCATGCTGAGATCATTGAGCGCAGATGGGGAGGCAGCAaaggtaaaacagttgaagatgTGAAGGCTAGGATAAACAATTTGCTGATAGAGTATGTAGTAAGTGGTGACAAGTTGGAGGCGTGCAGGTGCATCAAGGATTTGAAAGTGCCCTTTTACCACCATGAGATAGTTAAGAGAGCCCTTATAATGGCAATGGAGAGACGGCCTGCAGAAGGCCTGCTTCTTGATCTATTGAAggaagctgctgaagaaggtgTAATTAATTTGAGCCAAATATCAAAAGGATTTGATCGGCTAATAGACACCGTTGATGACTTATCACTTGATATCCCAAGTGCAAGAGAGCTGTTGCAGTCCTTGATCTCCAAGGCTGCTTCAGAGGGCTGGTTATGTGCTTCATCTCTGAAGCCTTTCTCGTCTCAATCACCAAAACCAATAGAAGATAATGCTGCACAAATTTTCAAGGTGAAGGCTCAATCTATTATCAAGGAGTATTTCTTGTCATGTGATATTTGGGAAGTAATTAGTAGTCTAGAATCAGAGAACGAAACTTCCTCTGCAGAGTTGAATGCTATTTTTGTGAAGAAGCTGATAACTCTGGCAATGGATCGgaagaatagggagaaagaaatgGCTTCTGTCTTGCTTACTTCTCTGTCCTTTCCAGTGGATGATATTGTAAGTGGTTTTGTAATGTTAGTCGAGGCTGCAGATGACACAGCGTTGGATATCCCAGTTGTTGTTGAGGATCTTGCTATGTTCTTAGCAAGAGCAGTGGTGGATGAAGTCCTGGCTCCAAATCATTTGGAGGAGATCGGAAGCCAGTGTGTGGGGCAGGACTCAATCGGGAGCAAAGTGCTAAAAATGGCACGGTCATTGCTACGAGCTCGCCTTTCTGGTGAGCGTATCCTGAGGTGTTGGGGAGGTGGGGGTAGCAGCAAGCCTGGATGGGACATTGAGGATATCAAGGACAAGATTGCAAAACTTCTAGAGGAGTATGACTCTGGTGGTGATGTACGGGAAGCTTTTCGTTGCATAAGAGAGCTTGGTATGCCTTTTTTCCACCATGAGGTGGTCAAGAAGGCAATGGTGACagtgatggagaagaagaatgaaagactGTGGGGTTTGCTGAGTGAGTGTTTCAGTGTGGGATTAATCACTccaaatcagatgatgaagggtTTTGGGAGACTGGCAGAATCACTTGAAGACTTGGCTTTGGATGTGCCTGATGCTGAACAACAATTTGCCCATTATGTTGAACGGGCTAAAGCTGCAGGCTGGTTGGATATGTCATTCTCCGGTTGCAACTAA
- the LOC122058888 gene encoding uncharacterized protein LOC122058888, which yields MENDSEREEIEESSKSGHGSSKPNNSVKTKVPEVEIHLFREGKGPIDVFKSSLGGWDQNQLEVADILEKYGFKSIFAFNPESGRGVSIRFNSRNGRSILPYTDGSVIFIDGEPKDSLVKPITKIAAGIALTTFLIVILFKETPDWMKRFNITGGTFPPWVLACAVIVFTRLRKRTRDMLKRYGW from the exons ATGGAGAACGACAGCGAAAGAGAAGAGATAGAGGAGAGCTCCAAAAGCGGCCATGGATCTTCAAAGCCTAATAATTCCGTCAAGACCAAAGTTCCAGAGGTGGAAATCCACCTCTTTCGAGAAGGCAAAGGCCCCATCGATGTCTTCAAATCCAGCCTAGGAGGTTGGGATCAGAACCAGTTGGAGGTCGCCGACATTCTTGAGAAATATGGTTTCAAATCGATTTTTGCCTTCAATCCTGAATCGGGAAGAGGCGTTTCTATCCGTTTCAATTCTCGAAATGGAAGATCCATTCTCCCTTACACAGATGGATCCGTGATCTTCATAGATGGAGAGCCAAAG GACTCACTGGTCAAACCTATAACCAAGATCGCGGCGGGGATAGCTTTAACGACCTTTTTAATAGTAATCCTTTTCAAGGAAACTCCTGACTGGATGAAGAGATTTAACATAACAGGTGGGACCTTCCCTCCATGGGTTCTGGCTTGTGCAGTTATAGTTTTCACTCGACTGAGGAAGAGAACTAGGGACATGTTGAAAAGGTATGGCTGGTGA
- the LOC122058887 gene encoding ABC transporter A family member 7-like: MVESVSFQKQANALLRKNLCYQKRNLGMILKLLAFPIIMCILLSQIQRVINSFSDKLGAMSMCQCDCSTPEKITEKCNMECINRIVQSMNNMNICPVIKPRRWPPLFQLPEGLQKRCKKFESCPAQMLLTGANMTLGKGLARNLFPPNKYSASLFKEDRLRIAEDILLASDTGASKTNGFDMAFFQNTPLVTVQADCLPKSDLVLPTGELGRMRIPQKLGCLQAEQLWRSNSSLITTEVVDNFRNKSKNKLTNEILGVFDFLNTNNHNFNTTVWYNPTHTDDSSEVGTSPVNMTHIQKALNMASNSYLQFLRGTKSKVILEFISEMPKPLSVTPKLDISALAGPLFYAWIFQLLIPVMLNNLVYEKENKLRIMMKMHGLGDGSYWLITYSYFLIISTVYTILFILFATLVDLKSFTMNSYGIQFVFYFVYMNLQIALTFLIATFFSDLKTAAVFGFLFVFGSALLGSFLFVNMVKSSTHESLILLLEVFPPFALFRGLHEFGQYSFDAQLAGGVGMSWKDLRESGLQSVIIIMTIEWIVLLLLAYYLDQVVSVGSGVKKHPLWFLSRKFNTCSCTPLDDPHRKGFDVLVNMEKNDVYHEREVVEKLMQEPYKSYPMIVDKLQKVYPSRDGNPEKVAVKEISLALPEGECLGMLGPNGAGKTSFISMMIGLTTPTAGNAFVSGFDLRNEMDKVYCSMGVCPQHDLLWEMLTPREHLLFYGRLKNLTGDELTHAVEESLRGVNLFTVADKQAGKFSGGMKRRLSVAISVLGNPKVVYLDEPSTGLDPASRDSLWKVIKKAKQGKAIILTTHSMEEAEALCNRIGIFVDGSLRCIANPNELKARYGGIYILTVTTSSAHEEDVKEMVHRLSPDAKRIYHISGTQKFELPKQDVEIAHVFRAIENAKKNFIVQAWGLTDTTLEDVFIKVAKGAQN; encoded by the exons atggTGGAATCTGTGAGTTTCCAGAAACAGGCTAATGCTCTGTTGAGGAAAAACTTGTGTTACCAG AAACGCAATTTAGGGATGATATTGAAACTTCTGGCATTCCCAATCATTATGTGTATTCTGCTTTCCCAAATCCAGAGGGTTATTAATTCATTTTCAGATAAGCTGGGTGCTATGTCAATGTGTCAATGTGATTGCTCCACCCCAGAGAAAATTACAGAGAAATGCAATATGGAATGTATAAACAGGATCGTGCAGAGCATGAACAACATGAATATCTGTCCCGTAATAAAACCAAGAAGATGGCCACCTCTGTTCCAATTACCTGAAGGGTTACAGAAAAGATGCAAGAAGTTTGAATCATGTCCTGCACAAATGCTGCTTACTGGTGCTAACATGACATTAGGAaagg GATTGGCGAGGAATCTTTTCCCACCAAACAAATACTCAGCTTCCTTATTCAAAGAAGATCGACTGAGAATTGCAGAGGATATACTTCta GCAAGTGATACGGGGGCTTCAAAGACAAATGGTTTTGATATGGCATTCTTTCAGAACACACCTTTAGTGACAGTTCAAGCAGATTGCTTACCCAAAAGTGACCTTGTACTTCCAACTGGTGAACTTGGCAGAATGCGTATCCCTCAAA AATTAGGATGCTTGCAAGCTGAACAACTATGGCGAAGTAATTCTTCCCTTATTACTACTGAGGTAGTGGATAACTTTCGgaacaaatccaaaaataagcTGACAAATGAGATTCTAGGAG TATTTGATTTCCTGAACACAAACAATCATAACTTCAACACAACAGTCTGGTATAATCCAACTCACACAGATGACAGTTCTGAAGTGGGTACCTCACCGGTTAACATGACACATATTCAGAAGGCTTTGAATATG GCCTCAAATTCCTACCTCCAATTCTTGAGAGGTACCAAGTCAAAGGTGATTCTCGAGTTCATTTCAGAGATGCCTAAACCTCTATCAGTAACACCGAAGTTGGATATTTCTGCTCTTGCCGGACCACTGTTCTATGCATGGATCTTTCAGTTACTTATTCCG GTTATGTTGAATAACCTAGTTTATGAAAAGGAGAATAAACTAAGGATCATGATGAAGATGCATGGACTCGGGGATGGTTCTTACTGGTTAATTACTTACTCCTACTTTCTCATTATATCGACTGTCTACACAATATTGTTTATATTGTTTGCCACACTTGTAG ACTTAAAATCCTTCACAATGAACAGCTATGGCATTCAGTTTGTCTTCTACTTCGTCTATATGAACCTACAGATTGCACTTACGTTTCTTATAGCCACATTTTTTTCAGATTTAAAGACTGCTGCAG TGTTTGGATTCTTATTCGTGTTTGGCTCTGCACTTCTGGGATCCTTTCTTTTTGTGAATATGGTCAAATCATCCACCCATG AATCCCTCATTCTACTTTTGGAGGTGTTTCCTCCTTTTGCTTTATTCCGCGGGCTACATGAGTTTGGACAATATTCCTTTGATGCTCAATTAGCCGGAGGCGTTGGAATGAGTTGGAAGGATTTGCGTGAGAGCGGATTGCAATCGGTGATAATTATCATGACCATTGAATGGATAGTACTGCTTTTGTTAGCATATTACTTGGATCAAGTTGTCTCAGTCGGCAGTGGAGTCAAGAAACACCCATTATGGTTCCTGAGTCGCAAATTTAATACCTGTTCATGTACTCCTCTAGACGACCCACATAGAAAAGGGTTCGATGTGCTTGTCAATATGGAAAAGAATGATGTCTATCATGAG AGGGAAGTAGTTGAGAAGCTAATGCAGGAGCCTTATAAGAGCTATCCTATGATTGTTGACAAACTCCAAAAGGTATATCCTAGTAGAGATGGAAACCCTGAGAAAGTTGCAGTAAAAGAAATCTCTCTTGCTTTGCCTGAAGGAGAATGCCTTGGTATGCTTGGTCCAAATGGTGCAGGAAAAACTTCTTTCATCAGTATG ATGATTGGTCTTACAACTCCCACTGCTGGTAATGCTTTTGTTAGTGGGTTtgatttaaggaatgaaatggATAAAGTGTATTGTAGCATGGGTGTCTGTCCACAGCATGA CTTGCTCTGGGAAATGTTAACTCCGCGAGAGCACCTACTGTTTTATGGTCGACTGAAGAACCTTACTGGCGATGAATTAACGCAC GCTGTGGAAGAATCATTAAGGGGTGTAAATTTATTTACCGTTGCTGATAAGCAAGCAGGAAAATTTAGTGGCGGCATGAAAAGGAGGCTTAGTGTTGCCATTTCAGTGCTTGGAAATCCTAAG GTTGTCTATCTGGATGAGCCTAGCACAGGACTAGATCCAGCTTCTAGAGACAGCTTGtggaaagtaataaaaaaagcAAAGCAAGGGAAAGCAATCATTCTCACAA CACATTCAATGGAAGAGGCAGAGGCTCTATGCAACAGGATAGGAATTTTTGTCGATGGCAGTCTTCGGTGCATTGCTAACCCGAATGAG TTAAAAGCTAGATATGGAGGGATCTATATCTTAACAGTGACAACCTCTTCTGCTCATGAAGAAGATGTAAAGGAAATGGTACACAGGCTCTCTCCGGACGCAAAAAGGATATATCATATATCAGGCACACAGAAGTTCGAATTACCAAAGCAAGATGTCGAAATTGCACACGTTTTCAGAGCAATTGAGAATGCAAAGAAGAATTTCATTGTACAAGCATGGGGTTTAACCGACACCACGTTGGAAGATGTCTTCATCAAAGTTGCCAAAGGCGCACAGAATTAg